The following proteins are encoded in a genomic region of Colletotrichum higginsianum IMI 349063 chromosome 9, whole genome shotgun sequence:
- a CDS encoding Signal recognition particle subunit SRP72, whose amino-acid sequence MPSDPAANLSALLRAASIEDHEEVLKAANATLKASSTDLVAQQTRVVALLKLDRFDDALRAIADGGSKLEDAALLEKAYALYKTGKLQDAHELANSRPQRSYRHLVAQVAYRAENFKDALEAYTNLLEDPQDEASDLKINQLASAAQLEWKSSANLDGDDTPIPTAEDADTFELAYNIACGTIARGELSKASNLLQRALRLCEESEELSDDDKSAEMIPIMVQQVYVYSRLGKAGEALEIQERLSISDEWDAESRLIALNNKSALATDAENAYLAQRKVDAAAVLSKQAKLFRYQDSQLKRNEYILGLHSQKFDGVYKNTSRSLDDAAPTVSVDTNSLSAINATAYALRHSKTVDFKGVLPLVERRPTDVGLLLTIVQLYLIANNTGAALSVLESFLQNLEKQGTSEVRFSPGLVALAVSLYRQQGRHSSIRSELANASSFWEKRDGRHVDSLLLGAGSELLKSSDPNDLTAAGAAFEKLCQKPSANHVAAAGLVASFATSDRAKVTPYLKDLPPVDDLLVGVDVDKLIGDGVVTHSKAASESKKRRLDAQPTETINKKKRRRKLPKDYVEGKKMDPERWLPLRDRSSYRPKGKKGKKKANEATQGGFVKEEETLELAGGAGSVKVEKAPTSSSKKKKKGKK is encoded by the exons ATGCCTTCGGATCCTGCCGCTAACCTCAGCGCCCTGCTGCGCGCGGCCTCCATCGAAGACCACGAAGAAGTCCTCAAAGCCGCCAACGCCACTTTGAAGGCTTCCTCCACGGACCTTGTCGCTCAACAGACCCGagtcgtcgccctcctcaagCTCGATCGTTTCGACGACGCCCTacgcgccatcgccgacggcggcagcaagcTTGAGGACGCCGCCTTGTTGGAGAAGGCTTACGCTCTATACAAGACGGGGAAGCTGCAAGACGCCCACGAGCTCGCCAATTCCAGGCCCCAGCGGAGTTATCGTCACCTCGTAGCTCAGGTTGCCTATCGAGCCGAGAATTTCAAGGATGCGCTCGAAGCCTATACCAATCTCCTGGAAGACCCCCAGGATGAGGCAAGCGACCTGAAAATCAACCAGCTGGCGTCCGCAGCTCAGTTGGAATGGAAGTCCTCCGccaacctcgacggcgatgacacACCTATACCTACTGCTGAGGACGCCGACACTTTCGAACTCGCGTACAACATTGCTTGCGGTACAATCGCGCGCGGCGAGCTGTCCAAGGCGTCAAACCTTCTCCAAAGGGCTCTGCGTCTCTGCGAAGAATCCGAAGAGCTGTCAGATGACGACAAGAGCGCCGAGATGATTCCCATCATGGTCCAGCAGGTTTACGTCTACTCGAGGTTAGggaaggccggcgaggccctcgaaATCCAGGAGCGTCTGTCCATCTCCGA TGAATGGGACGCTGAGTCCAGGTTGATTGCGCTGAACAACAAGTCGGCTCTCGCGACGGATGCTGAGAACGCCTACTTGGCCCAACGCAAAGTCGACGCGGCAGCGGTGCTGAGCAAGCAGGCCAAACTGTTCAGGTACCAAGACAGCCAGCTGAAGCGGAACGAGTACATCCTTGGTCTGCATTCTCAAAAGTTCGACGGTGTCTACAAGAACACATCCCGATCACTTGACGATGCCGCGCCCACTGTATCTGTTGACACCAACAGCCTCTCAGCCATCAATGCAACAGCTTACGCCCTGCGTCATTCCAAGACGGTCGATTTCAAGGGCGTTCTTCCTTTGGTCGAGAGGCGTCCGACGGATGTCGGCCTCCTGCTCACCATAGTCCAACTCTACCTTATAGCAAATaacaccggcgccgccctaTCGGTTCTTGAATCCTTCCTGCAGAACCTGGAGAAGCAGGGCACGTCAGAAGTACGCTTCTCTCCTGGGTTGGTTGCCTTGGCCGTCTCTCTCTACAGGCAACAGGGCCGTCACAGCAGTATTCGGTCCGAATTAGCAAATGCCTCATCCTTCTGGGAGAAGCGAGACGGCCGTCATGTCGATTCGCTTTTGCTTGGCGCCGGCTCCGAGCTTCTCAAGTCATCGGATCCCAATGACCTTAcggccgccggtgccgcctTCGAAAAGCTCTGCCAGAAACCCAGTGCGAAccatgtcgccgccgccggccttgtaGCGTCCTTCGCCACCTCAGACAGAGCCAAGGTCACGCCGTACCTCAAGGACCTGCCCCCtgtcgacgacctcctcgtcggcgttgacgttgacaagctcatcggcgacggcgttgtTACCCACTCGAAGGCGGCCAGCGAGTCCAAGAAGCGCCGCCTTGATGCGCAGCCGACTGAGACGATCAACAAGAAAAAGCGGAGAAGAAAGCTGCCCAAGGACTacgtcgagggcaagaaAATGGACCCCGAGAGGTGGCTTCCCCTGCGTGACAGATCCTCGTACCGGCCtaagggcaagaagggcaagaagaaggccaacgAAGCCACGCAGGGCGGCTttgtcaaggaggaggagacgttggagctggcgggcggcgcgggatCTGTCAAGGTCGAAAAGGCAccaacctcgtcgtccaagaagaagaagaagggcaagaaatGA
- a CDS encoding Sec7 domain-containing protein: MSSLGRESTDGHLDPGTGRTSTSVGRKSFGDLFGLNRLRQNSDLGQGRQGSLTPATPGSNTSKNNSLQIAREPIALPEKLEDETPVKYLGRIEEILSRGVIASALSKGSDSFSIAVLRSYMRRFSFFEYPMDMAIRKLLMEAELPKETQQIDRCLQAFANRYHECNPGIYASPDQAYFVAFSLLILHTDVFNKNNKHKMQQPDYLKNTQGEGVSDSILRCFYDNITYTPFIHVEDDLDLSSDRLLANRAKRKTLFPGGTPETTVRRSAREPLDPYTLIIDGKLDILRPSLKDVMELEDHYNYLGTAKDLNVKELQRTFFRTGVLQIVSARSRPDAFRDDKGSTNPAEAAQGVVDIKITKVGLLWRKDAKKKKTRSPWQEWGAILTGAQLYFFRNTTWIKNLMHQYETHVKQGFDGEPITFKPPLPEFKPDGYLPTKDAVALVDVTYKKHKNAFKYSQPSGYVEEVLLADNEEEMNDWLAKLNYAAAFTTSGVRMRGVVGGNYEGQSRRGIRRLGSSASAQVIQTPTGDVSIVRGKIDHKEAESIQAQRRHTMMDAVAKADEEIALKEQELEVHLRNARHLQILSPIQAKTRDQILSAAAHMDVKIKWIRMGIWKSRCHRDVLLKDLAEEQGPQGLAPSKMQNGHEFNEASPSREKPSNLEAGSASSVARRRRRSSAAVSTIQGSSKAPQAEPESPVTEAYQTPPTSATFSPHKHQNSWDSKVSRSMEYLQRKRPGSGSSHSSIEPTFYSPKQHSTPQKDMDVEQSATDHHHDDVDANERVLLEQAGLLDSGSRGRIQPERKRTGSLSEAGDASESRDAPGSIDKQDKMKIRRSLQRTLRESAGHLSHHRSRKGKEILSGGGSDDMGREDVLTRGSGSFVVHGKKASVINFGSELQQLTPEERMKQRKQDQRDEPASPASLDEDFHDALNSSLVPTERRESAASASTATARSFRELHRKYSSAHASKGPVFGGRLSVPSDGESEAAVSFSDGRRTPLPPIENESGDEENQVAVGSLRSGTGPQFIVSPQPIPASLANPVATPSEPTTPLEPQKGDENVQGAEMQRLPSPSIQAVKA, translated from the coding sequence ATGAGCTCTTTGGGAAGGGAGTCGACAGATGGCCATCTTGACCCGGGAACTGGTCGAACATCGACATCGGTTGGTCGCAAGAGCTTCGGCGACCTATTCGGTCTCAACCGATTGCGTCAAAATTCGGATCTTGGTCAGGGCCGACAAGGCAGCCTGACACCAGCTACTCCTGGCTCCAACACATCGAAGAACAACTCGTTGCAGATTGCGCGCGAACCGATCGCTCTGCCCGAGAAGCTCGAAGACGAAACGCCGGTTAAATATCTTGGTCGTATCGAGGAAATACTCAGTCGCGGAGTCATTGCCAGCGCGTTATCTAAGGGAAGCGATTCGTTCTCGATAGCGGTCCTCCGCAGCTACATGCGCCGCTTCAGCTTCTTTGAATACCCCATGGACATGGCTATCCGAAAGCTGCTCATGGAGGCTGAGCTACCCAAGGAAACACAGCAAATAGACAGATGCCTTCAGGCGTTTGCGAACCGTTACCACGAATGCAATCCCGGGATCTATGCCTCTCCGGACCAAGCGTATTTTGTCGCCTTTTCTCTCCTCATTTTACATACCGATGTTttcaacaagaacaacaagcACAAGATGCAGCAACCTGACTACTTGAAAAATACCCAGGGAGAGGGCGTCTCAGACTCAATTCTGAGGTGCTTTTACGACAACATTACATATACCCCTTTCATTCATGTCGAGGACGATCTAGACCTCAGCAGCGATCGACTTTTGGCAAACAGAGCCAAGCGGAAGACGCTATTTCCAGGAGGCACGCCGGAGACAACCGTCAGACGGTCAGCCCGTGAGCCTCTTGATCCCTATACTCTTATAATAGATGGCAAGCTGGATATCTTGCGTCCGAGTCTCAAGGATGTGATGGAACTCGAAGATCACTACAACTACTTGGGGACGGCAAAGGATCTCAATGTCAAAGAGCTTCAGAGAACGTTCTTTAGAACCGGTGTCTTGCAAATAGTGTCGGCTAGGTCACGGCCAGATGCGTTCCGCGACGACAAGGGCTCCACCAAtccggccgaggcggctcaAGGCGTTGTTGATATCAAGATCACGAAAGTCGGCCTCTTGTGGCGTAAGGATgccaaaaagaagaaaacgagGTCGCCGTGGCAGGAATGGGGGGCTATTCTGACCGGCGCTCAACTCTATTTCTTCCGCAACACTACATGGATCAAGAACCTGATGCACCAGTACGAGACTCATGTCAAACAGGGATTCGATGGGGAGCCGATTACGTTCAAGCCACCACTCCCGGAATTCAAGCCTGACGGGTATTTGCCGACAAAAGATGCGGTTGCGCTCGTTGACGTCACCTACAAGAAGCATAAGAACGCCTTTAAGTATTCTCAACCCAGCGGCTACGTCGAAGAGGTTCTCCTGGCCGACAACGAGGAGGAAATGAACGATTGGCTTGCCAAGCTCAATTATGCAGCCGCGTTTACAACATCGGGCGTTCGAATGAGGGGCGTTGTGGGCGGTAACTACGAGGGCCAGAGCCGGCGTGGCATAAGGAGGCTCGGCAGTTCAGCCTCCGCACAAGTTATCCAGACCCCCACCGGCGACGTCAGCATCGTACGCGGGAAGATTGACCATAAGGAGGCCGAGTCAATCCAGGCGCAACGACGACACACAATGATGGATGCAGTTGCCaaagccgacgaggagatcgCACTCAAAGAGCAGGAACTCGAGGTGCACTTGAGGAACGCGCGGCATTTGCAAATACTGTCGCCCATCCAAGCCAAAACCCGAGATCAGATCCTTTCAGCCGCGGCCCATATGGATGTCAAAATCAAATGGATCCGCATGGGCATCTGGAAATCGAGGTGTCACCGGGATGTTTTGTTGAAAGATTTGGCCGAGGAACAGGGTCCGCAGGGCCTGGCGCCCTCCAAGATGCAAAATGGGCACGAGTTCAACGAGGCATCTCCGTCTCGGGAGAAACCTTCCAATCTTGAAGCTGGCTCGGCGAGCAGCGTCGCGCGAAGACGTCGGCGATCATCTGCTGCCGTTTCTACCATTCAGGGATCTTCCAAGGCTCCCCAGGCAGAGCCTGAATCACCGGTCACCGAGGCCTACCAAACACCGCCGACAAGTGCAACGTTTAGTCCGCACAAGCATCAAAATTCTTGGGATTCTAAAGTCTCCAGGTCAATGGAATATTTGCAACGTAAGAGACCTGGCTCTGGCTCCAGTCATTCTTCTATCGAACCGACTTTCTACAGCCCGAAACAGCATTCGACGCCGCAAAAGGATATGGACGTTGAGCAATCTGCAACTGATCACCACCATGATGACGTCGACGCGAACGAACGGGTGCTCCTGGAGCAggccggccttctcgacTCGGGTTCTCGCGGTAGGATTCAGCCAGAAAGAAAGCGGACTGGGTCACTGTCCGAAGCCGGAGACGCTTCCGAATCGCGAGATGCCCCCGGCTCAATCGATAAGCAAGACAAAATGAAGATCCGACGCAGCTTGCAACGCACGCTGAGGGAAAGTGCTGGCCATCTCTCGCATCACCGCAGTAGGAAGGGCAAAGAAATACTCTCTGGTGGTGGATCGGACGACATGGGCCGTGAAGACGTGCTTACGAGAGGCTCCGGAAGTTTTGTGGTACATGGGAAGAAAGCATCAGTCATCAACTTCGGCTCCGAGCTTCAGCAACTCACTCCGGAAGAACGTATGAAGCAGCGAAAGCAAGATCAACGTGACGAGCCTGCATCCCCCGCTAGCCTTGACGAAGACTTCCACGATGCTCTGAACAGCTCCTTGGTTCCCACCGAGCGACGAGAATCGGCTGCTAGTGCAAGTACCGCCACGGCTAGAAGCTTTCGCGAGCTTCACCGCAAATACTCCTCGGCGCACGCATCCAAGGGGCCGGTGTTTGGCGGTCGTCTATCGGTACCTTCTGATGGCGAAAGCGAAGCAGCAGTCAGCTTCTCGGATGGGAGGCGGACACCACTTCCTCCAATCGAGAACGAGTCTGGAGATGAAGAAAACCAGGTCGCTGTCGGTAGCCTGAGGTCCGGAACGGGCCCGCAGTTCATCGTCAGCCCGCAGCCTATACCTGCGTCGCTGGCAAACCCGGTGGCAACCCCCTCCGAGCCAACGACTCCGCTAGAACCCCAAAAGGGGGATGAGAATGTCCAGGGGGCTGAGATGCAACGACTTCCCAGCCCATCCATACAAGCAGTCAAAGCCTAG
- a CDS encoding Zinc carboxypeptidase — protein MRPQSVLSFAGIALLVPVTSAACFNAYPDPHHDTSCTAPNKADTFPLLKRLRNSVVEFVFGPHPAKATASASHALASLRDDHVNEVVLRFNLTTAEEETAFAAAAARTFLDIWTFNREYVDVRIPKRDIRSLLSLLPETLKTSYSTLIADLAAAVYDTYPVLDTPAQIHRFDDRRANLKLAHSGSDNYFFQDYQKLDTIVQWMRLTEAMFPAITEVINIGQSYEGRDILGLKVGMKTRAPGADKRKTVVVTGGMHAREWISTTTANYVAWSFITAFGREPMITKLLEHFDFVFIPVVNPDGVEYTWTTDRLWRKSRQQTGMSWCRGFDLDHAFGYEWGDFSENDPCSESYGGKEPWQATEATALAMWAKNASRETTEFIGLIDLHSYSQQVLFPFAYSCDVDPPNVENLEELAAGLAKAIRLSNGELYSVTSACEGAVAGRGFKPGVKRIETGGGSAIDWFYHELHAHYSYQIKLRDTGSYGFLLPKDNIIPVGEEIFSAMKYFGDYLLGNNGIEKSIGIAALAPEEPDRSLELRRLKRK, from the exons ATGCGTCCCCAATCCGTCTTGTCcttcgccggcatcgccctcCTTGTCCCCGTCACCTCTGCCGCCTGCTTCAACGCATACCCAGACCCTCACCACGACACATCGTGTACCGCGCCGAACAAAGCCGATACGTTCCCCCTCTTGAAGAGACTGCGCAACAGCGTAGTCGAGTTTGTCTTTGGTCCCCATCCTGCAAAGGCAACCGCCAGTGCTTCCCATGCCCTAGCGAGCCTTCGCGATGATCACGTCAACGAGGTCGTTTTGCGCTTCAATCTAACAACGGCTGAAGAAGAAACTGCtttcgccgccgcagcagctcgGACGTTTCTCGACATATGGACCTTCAACCGCGAATATGTCGACGTGCGGATCCCCAAGCGCGATATTCGATCCTTGCTGAGCCTCCTGCCCGAGACTTTAAAGACAAGTTATTCGACCTTGATCGCAGATCTGGCTGCGGCAGTGTATGATACTTATCCAGTCCTCGACACCCCCGCTCAGATCCATCGATTTGATGATCGCCGGGCGAACCTGAAGCTGGCGCACAGCGGCAGCGACAACTACTTCTTCCAGGACTACCAAAAGCTTGAC ACAATCGTCCAATGGATGCGATTAACCGAGGCCATGTTCCCGGCCATCACCGAAGTAATCAACATCGGGCAATCGTACGAAGGCAGAGACATCTTGGGACTCAAAGTCGGGATGAAAACGCGAGCGCCGGGTGCTGACAAGAGAAAGACTGTCGTCGTCACGGGAGGAATGCATGCGCGCGAGTGGATTTCCACGACCACGGCAAACTACGTTGCATGGTCGTTCATCACTGCCTTTGGCCGGGAGCCTATGATCACCAAGCTGTTGGAGCATTTCGACTTTGTCTTCATTCCAGTGGTCAATCCCGATGGCGTCGAGTACACCTGGACAACGGATCGATTATGGCGTAAATCTCGGCAACAAACCGGCATGTCATGGTGCCGCGGTTTTGACCTCGACCACGCCTTCGGCTACGAATGGGGTGATTTTTCCGAGAACGACCCTTGCTCTGAAAGCTATGGTGGCAAGGAACCATGGCAAGCCACCGAAGCTACTGCGCTGGCTATGTGGGCAAAGAATGCATCTCGGGAGACAACCGAGTTCATTGGTCTTATCGATCTGCACTCGTACTCGCAGCAGGTACTATTTCCCTTTGCCTACTCCTGCGACGTGGACCCGCCCAACGTGGAGAACCTGGAGGAGCTCGCAGCTGGACTCGCCAAGGCGATCCGCTTGTCCAATGGGGAGTTATACTCGGTAACATCGGCGTGTGAGGGAGCAGTGGCAGGTCGTGGCTTCAAGCCAGGAGTCAAACGCATCGAGACAGGCGGCGGTTCAGCTATTGATTGGTTCTACCACGAGTTACACGCACATTACAGCTACCAGATCAAGCTGAGGGACACCGGAAGCTACGGCTTCTTGCTCCCCAAAGACAACATCATACCTGTTGGTGAGGAGATCTTCAGTGCAATGAAGTACTTTGGAGACTACCTGTTGGGTAATAATGGAATTGAAAAGTCGATTGGAATTGCTGCGCTGGCGCCGGAAGAGCCAGATCGCAGTTTGGAGCTTCGACGTCTGAAGAGGAAGTAG
- a CDS encoding MAPEG family protein: MPLTLQVPNEYGYVLLVAASTFFINTTHVLLTSKYRKASGLVYPAPYASNEQAAKDPKAYQFNCAQRAHANFTENQPSFLGALLISGLRYPVASAVLGAGWALSRVFYAFGYTSGAGPKGRIGGSAGSFLFDFALKFTAVYASVAMIMNW; this comes from the exons ATGCCTCTCACGCTCCAGGTCCCCAATGAGTACGG CTAcgttctcctcgtcgccgcatcgaccttcttcatcaacaccacccacGTCCTTTTGACGAGCAAGTACCGCAAGGCCAGCGGCCTCGTCTACCCAGCTCCCTACGCCTCCAACGAgcaggccgccaaggacccCAAGGCCTACCAGTTCAACTGCG CCCAACGCGCCCACGCCAACTTCACCGAGAACCAGCCCTCtttcctcggcgccctcctcATCTCTGGCCTCCGCTACCCCGTCGCCAGCGCCGTCCTCGGTGCTGGCTGGGCCCTCTCCCGCGTGTTCTACGCTTTTGGCTACAcgagcggcgccggcccaAAGGGCCGCATCGG TGGCTCCGCCGGGTCGTTCCTCTTCGACTTCGCTCTCAAGTTCACCGCCGTGTACGCTTCTGTTGCCATGATCATGAACTGGTAA
- a CDS encoding DNA polymerase mu, translating into MALELPPVYLLPTHLKPDELHELEEKIPSLTYNIQEANIVIGKISQRERALFELRRGKVLTDPIDATRISESPSATPRKRKRALSGSGSESTLYSEDGEKYGPVPMQTIKALANKSGNTNIVKVVKLAWLTDSLAQGEILPLRNYLLYEGRKKGTSETPTTAKGNGILSRAATDDLWQTHNSVCLEERRKYPADMHQATPSLLRQTTSEHDSVLKLPPIPSFLGSTFACQRPTPVDPPNGIFVDELKKIRLNRKMVGDQIGVRAYSTSIATLSAYPYAIATPQEVARLPGCGVKVAELWHEWKESGRLCEVDEAQADPRLSVVKKFYDIWGVGDITARDFYNRVESIADTILVHARNINPGFELVIVGGYRRGKQGSGDVDVVISHRDESATLHFVNKLVVSLEKSRHITHTLTLSNHNSERGQRPVSWKGNESKGSGFDTLDKALVVWQELEIESHKRYPKETKEKPHRRVDIIISPWKTVGCAVLGWSGDTTFQRDLRRYCKKQKSFKFDSSGIRSRVDGSWIDLEGGKLGKAPDMLTAEKRVFEGLGLEWVHRVKRRIPPCGRSCGEAEVKMACWIPPAFHWEESAPDAPKRAQSPFAA; encoded by the exons ATGGCTCTTGAACTTCCGCCTGTCTATCTTCTTCCCACTCACTTGAAACCAGACGAACTACACGAACTCGAAGAAAAGATCCCAAGCTTGACATATAACATACAAGAAGCCAACATTGTCATTGGGAAAATCTCCCAGCGAGAAAGGGCACTTTTCGAACTTAGACGCGGAAAAGTGCTGACCGATCCCATAGATGCGACTAGAATCTCTGAGTCGCCATCCGCAACTCCTCGGAAGCGCAAGAGGGCACTGTCTGGTAGTGGTAGCGAGTCGACCTTGTACAGTGAAGATGGAGAAAAGTACGGGCCAGTTCCAATGCAGACCATAAAGGCTCTTGCGAACAAGTCTGGCAACACCAATATTGTCAAAGTTGTAAAGCTTGCATGGCTCACGGACTCTCTTGCGCAAGGCGAGATTCTTCCGCTTCGCAACTATCTTCTTTATGAAGGCCGCAAGAAGGGTACGTCCGAGACGCCTACCACGGCCAAGGGAAATGGCATATTATCTCGCGCTGCAACCGACGACCTCTGGCAAACACACAACAGCGTCTGCCTTGAAGAGAGGAGAAAATATCCTGCGGACATGCATCAAGCAACGCCTTCGCTGCTTAGGCAGACGACCTCGGAGCACGATTCAGTGCTTAAGCTGCCACCGATACCATCGTTCCTCGGGTCAACGTTTGCCTGTCAAAGACCGACCCCTGTTGATCCTCCAAATGGCATATTTGTTGACGAGTTGAAGAAGATACGGCTTAATCGAAAAATGGTGGGCGATCAAATAGGGGTGAGGGCCTACTCGACATCCATAGCAACCCTATCAGCATACCCTTATGCGATTGCCACGCCACAAG AGGTGGCAAGACTCCCTGGCTGTGGTGTTAAGGTTGCCGAGCTGTGGCATGAGTGGAAGGAATCTGGCAGGCTTTGTGAAGTAGATGAGGCCCAAGCCGATCCCAGGCTGTCAGTGGTAAAAAAATTTTACGATATCTGGGGAGTTGGCGACATCACGGCTCGAGATTTCTATAATAGAG TTGAATCTATTGCTGACACCATTCTGGTACATGCCCGCAACATCAATCCGGGGTTCGAGCTAGTCATTGTCGGTGGTTACCGGCGTGGGAAACAGGGCAGTGGGGATGTCGACGTAGTGATCAGCCACCGGGATGAGTCTGCTACGTTGCACTTCGTCAACAAATTGGTCGTGAGCTTGGAGAAGAGCCGACACATCACACACACGCTCACGCTGAGTAATCACAACAGTGAGCGTGGCCAGCGGCCCGTCAGTTGGAAGGGCAACGAGTCAAAAGGGAGCGGTTTCGACACCCTTGACAAGGCACTTGTGGTGTGGCAGGAGCTCGAGATCGAGAGCCACAAGAGGTATCCAAAAGAAACGAAAGAGAAGCCGCACCGGCGGGtggacatcatcatcagccccTGGAAGACGGTTGGATGTGCAGTTCTAGGTTGGAGCGGCGACACAACGTTTCAACGAGACCTGCGTCGTTACTgcaagaagcagaagagcTTCAAGTTCGATAGCAGCGGTATCCGAAGCCGAGTTGATGGTAGCTGGATCGACCTGGAAGGCGGGAAGCTCGGGAAAGCTCCTGACATGCTGACTGCCGAGAAGAGAGTATTTGAGGGTCTTGGCCTCGAATGG GTGCACCgggtgaagaggaggatACCCCCCTGTGGCAGATCTTGTGGTGAAGCGGAAGTTAAAATGGCGTGCTGGATCCCGCCAGCTTTTCATTGGGAGGAAAGCGCTCCAGACGCCCCGAAGCGCGCTCAATCACCTTTCGCGGCTTGA